AGCATAGGGAtgtttgagagaaaaaaaaaggagaaaggaagtttttttaaaaaaaaaaaaacaaggggaaatgaatttttttttcagaaaattttaacttaaataggACACTAGTATGACGTCGTTTTAGCTTGGTTCCAGAAGCcccaaaacaacgtcgttttgggcaTGATGCGCCAACccaacccgacccgacccgacctcCTTTTAGATCCGCGTGTTTCTTAAAGGGGTGGGATAATTGTTGCCCAGGTCCTCCCGCTTTTGAGCATGTTTGATATAgtcttgatttaatttttcttttctcttttaaatttaccatttaattttattttattttcattttggtcttcTGACCATTAGTCACTCCTGGAAACAACACATGTACTGGGTTTGGGATAATCACCCATTTGGTCCCTATtactttaaatttcaatttaatcattcgtttatttaattttacccctttaattacttttttttattttagcacttaaaatttatgttgtttatatTCCTTTTTGTGCATTTTTAGGTGGTTattacatattttcatttatttatttactttgataTTATGATAGTGATACTATtgctattaatatttttattattatagttacattattattatggtatttatttattatttatcattctaaTATAGATGTTTTACCCACATGgctagtttatattattttgctaTCCCTATGTCATGTATCATGTTTAAATATATTCGTCCATTTTCATACTATgcccaaataaattaaatgcacATCGCTTTAAATGTTACATTCATTTTTACTCGATGCAtaaaaggggaaattttaaaACCAAGGCAACGTTCTTTATTTAGAGATTCGAAAAGTTGTGCTCTAACTTATGGGGTTTGATTTTCTCTTTGAACCTAAATAACCGAGCAtcctttttaaaactaaaaacacatgagatttaaataataattaaataatgagcaATTTTATTTTCGAGGATTTGagatgtcgtgccctaacttacgggacatgaccTTTTCGTTTTGGTTATCTTGAAATAAGAAGGCCTTTTacataagttttaatttaactaagtgattttaattaaaaagaacatcatgcaaagagggatcgtatttcAATTTCTCTTCAAATATTCAactctcgacactaagacatcaagtaatcaaatTGGTATCAACTTTgagcgttatgagggtgctagtccttcctcgtacgtaaccgactcccgaacccatttcctggatttttgtagaccgaaaatgattttaataaatttaacattttattaaaatgacaaaGCCTTgaggtgatctgatcacacctaactaaaaaagattggtggcgacttcattttcattttgtaaaataaaaaagtcgATTTCAATAAAAAGGATTCGACATATAACAAATGTTTTATTCATTCAAACTATATAATTGAGTTGaatgttaacaaataaaattataacaattaaaattttttatttttatacaatagaGTATTGGATTCAAAGCAGAGGCGAATCTAGGGGCTGGCAGGGGCCCCGACCccctctaaaatgaaaaattattattttggccctttagaaaattttaaaattttaaattaataaaagtaaaattgcactctggcccccctaaaattatgaaaatttaatttaatcctttaaaaattataaaatatagattattaaaattaaaaatttatttcgcCCCTAAAAAATTCCCTATTCAAAGCATTATTCtaatattagttaattaattaattactaataacaactaaaaatcatataaattaatctaacagatataaaaaatagattagatAAATCATCACTTACcgattaaatatattataatgaagtatttgaattattttatatttcatgaaaaaaagatattcatttaaattatacaactgAGTTGAATTAgaatagattatatatattattttttatataatattcctgtaatattacttaattattaataacagctaaaaattatatcaactaatgttataaatataaaaatagattagaTAAACTAACACTGACCAATTAGATTAAGACAAGTAATatcttatcataaaatattttaattattttatatttcatggaataaaagatatcattaaatatatataattagtgaacttaaaatagttaaatatgtAACGCATGTGAAGTGTTGATAAACTTTTAAactcataatatatattatttttattctgaatttaccattttaactttttattatttataataactcTTATTCtataatttacatatatttattagataaaaattactttatactatgtttatattaacaaaaatataaaaaaagaacaaaatcaaTTACttctattataaatatattaattatatattatgtacgGACTATTAAGTAAGAAATTTACACTATAAAATAGATTAgtaatgattaattttttattagcaCTACATTAATTGAATGATGATAATATACATTAATTATGTTACtttctattaattatatatttattttaattatgatttgaaatttattattaaataaattaataaattataattatgtttaacaatttaaataatgtgTATTAGtttacaatcaattaaatacGTAAACTTAGGTGTAATTCATATaagattaaaaattagttatagaaagaaagaaaaacgaaaaacaACTAACAATGAGAAAGGAAATTAGCTAGGTATTTATTTACTAGTTAAGATAGCTTTATTATTGTGCTTGTTTGAGCTGAGAAGAACCGGTAGCAATCTTTAGTATTTTGTTAAGGTGGTAGGAGATGTCATGTGGATGAGCCTCCACTCTCGCCCGCTCCGGCAAAACCCAACGGCCGTCGTTGTTTTTTACCATCCCTTTGTTCTCGTCCTGGCGCCAGTGCGGTGGCACCCCGTACTCTTTCTTCAAGAAGTTGCTGTCCTTGTTAACAAGCGCAATGTCCCTCTTATTAGCCAAGCAGAACCGTCGCCCTTTCCCATGGTATCCGTCAAGCAAGTGTAAATGAGCCTCGAGATTGTGTGCGCAACCGAGGTCGCTTGCGGGTTTCAGAAACGGGCTATGGGTGTGATCCAATGTCAGTTCAACGCCGACATGTGCGTAACTCCATGGAAAAGATACCGTCTCTTCCaaatacttttgaaattgaagcttttcATTGGCGAATATCCCCGGAACTGTCGGTACTTTATCGTGAATATTTATCACTCTAAGTACCTTAACTCCTAGCTTTTCACACCGTTCCTTGAACTTAAGATTGCCCACTCGAGGGCCGCCAAAAGAGTACACTGTAATCGGTATTTTATGGGTAACCCTTCCATCATTTACAATGTTAACTCCCAACTCTGCAATATCATAAGCTGTTATTATAGCCAAAGCTGCCCCAAGACTATGCCCTGTAATTGTAATACTAATCTCTTCACCATCGTAGTAGTCGAGAAGCCTTTTAATTTCAGCTAAAACTTGTTCACGAGCCGAGAAGGAGCAAAAGTTGCAAGTGTCCTCTTTCTTGGTGTACAAGTCATAAAACCCTAACTCCATTTTAATGGAAGGGTCGTTGGTGAAATTTGGTGAGTGAAGGATGTCCTTGAGATCATAAATCCATTCAAGATACGTAACAGTTCCTCTCCAAGAAACAACAATATCGCGTCTTCCTAGCCGTTTGATCTCGTCTTCATCGGTGCATACGGCGACGTATCCCATCCAGTTTGCATGGGTGCTCCACACACTGCTTAGCTTTGATTTCTGGTAGAAGTTTGGGAGGTTAATGTCGGAGGTGGCGTAAAGGTACCTGCTGATTTGGTAGCCACGGTCGGCCATCCCAAGCTTTTCGAAGAAACGGGCTCCTTGATATTTGCATGAACCGCAGTACTTGGAGTGAGGATCGAAGTCGAAAGAGTCGTAGCATGCTTGAGCAAATTCACCGTAGCGGATGATTTCGCGGCGGAGATGGGAGTTCATGGGGTCCAGCAGCCCATCCCAGTCGTGGCACCCTTGAATTTCCTTCCAGATTTCGGAAAGTGGCCGCTCGTCCTCTTCTTCTAAAACCAAACATTCCTCCTCTACCTCTGGGCTTAAACTTGATAAGGATGTTGAACATTTGATGCTCTTTTGGAAGCTAAGATTGTTGCTTTTCTGATTCAACTTGTATTTTCTTAAGGGACCTAATTGAAAAGAAGCAGTATGTAGGGTGAATTTGGGGTGGTTTAGAGAGAGGAGATGCAGGGAAGCCATGAGACTAGATTCTTctcttttggggtgaaaattATATGAGTGCTACCAAAAGTGGTGGAATATATTCAGTTGGGAGACTCTGCAAGAGAAAATGGGGTTGGTGTATGAGTATTTTGTGTGCCAGGGCGGGGGCCGTAGAGGGTGACATGTCTAAAGGAGAAAAGAATGTGTTCACCGATATTTATGTAGCCCTGGGTGGCTGTCTAGGAAAATTATTGGTGATGAAAAATCTCAACTTTCAAGGAGAAGATAAGGGATGACTATAGTATATGGGCAATACAAATCTTAAAAAGAGAAGAATTAAAATCGTGTTTGATGTGAAATCGATGCACGATTCCACTAGCTGAAGCATGCCACCAGTCTCCACCCAACATGCACTTACCACTACCAGTATGGCGCTTCTTATTAATGAGAAATGTTAATTGATGTTTAGCcgcgcaaataaataaaatttcatgttcTTCACACTGAACAGATGGGGCTAATGCTCAAGGATAGAGCGTTAATGCTAAGGTTTTATATATCATGCATTCCACATGTTTAGACAGACAGGTAAAAGGAAGCTGTGAACCCAAAGGCAAAGCATTAtcagataataatattttaatataaagacATCATATTAATAAGTATTTTAGGTTCTCTTAGaaaatatattctatttttGAGAGCTAAGattcaactttcaacttcaacgagataaaataaataactatcccagcttatattttattatttatttaatattaaaaatgatattatatttttataattaaataggaaagttttataattattagaaaaccATAATAACATGAGCAAAAAGTCCCCTTAGTGGCAGTGTAGATGTCCTTTCCACTTTTCCGTATGGCCCCAAATTGTAATAATCATGGTTGCGTTAAAATTGGAAAGGTTTATTATGGTGGGAAAAATCGCACCCACAGCCAAACCCCACAAGCCTCTTTTGTTCCCTCATTTCTATAATTAACTAGAATcagttttaggcttaatttagATGTAtatgtacttttttttaattagagcTAGACGCATTTTCACATTTTCTGTAAAAATGGTAGGAAAGTATACTTAGTTGGATGCGCTTTTTGTTAACTGTGTACAAAGTGCATCTAACTTCACACTCTtttcagctttttttttttaaatttgttaggGTTAGGATGAAAGTTTATAGGTAGATTTGAGAGGCCGGGAATGCGATAACTCATCTcaaaacacatacatttcatatgtcatgcCAGGATAGGATCATTACCTCAGAACTCATCCTATGAAAGTTAGGTTTCAAGGTGGCAATACTTGATACGGTCACAGGTCGAAGTCTAAGTAGAGGTCCCAGTCGGCGACCCTGATGCGATCACGGGTTTGACTATAATTGGGGACTAGTTGACAATCATTATGCGGTCACgagttcaagctttttggatACCAACAAATGATGccttatatatatcatacataaGATTGAGGCTATAATCATAGGAAAAATATGGAGGGATTTTCGGTATaatcaacataatttttttctctatttctagGCAGTTGGTATCTTTAACATTTCATTCTTATTCGAAGGCTGACATCGAGGTGGACATAAGAGGGCTCTTAGGCGGAAAGCGAATGTTCTATCGATGTAGAGGTCAAACTCAGGTCGGCACAGCAGcggttgtagttattaatgggTTGTTTAATAACGACAACCGTTGTCGCCCCAAAAAGAGTATCACCTTTACTCCAACGTCATAGCCACTGCCCGTCTAAAAGTCCTCTTGTGTCTACAGCGGTGCTGATCTTTAGATAAAAAAGAAGGTTAAAGATACTGACTGCATGGAAATGgataaaattctctcaaacttttgTATGGTATTTATAAGGCAACATCTTTGGGTATTTGAAATGTTTGACCTCGTGCCCGCGTAACAACTGTCAACTAGCTCCCTTGTAATACTCCGATCCATGACTACGTAACGGTCATCGATTGAGACCTTTACATAGACTTTCACCCGTGaccatataaaataaaataacctcGAAACTCAACTTTCACAAGATAGGTTTTGGAGGTAATGGTCTCATTTCGGCAggatatatgaaatgtgtgcACCTCGGAGGGATATCGCATCATCAATGACTCAAGAATAGCTCAAACCGAAAATTTTATTAGCGACGAAATTTTTAACACTGAAGTGGGGAAGAAAATTGAGAGAGAGAAATATTATAAAGTGGAAGGATAGAGGCTGAGAGAGATGATGTTTTAGGGATCATGGAGTATGGAGGGGGAGCCCCCTTTTATAGGCAAGAGGGAGGGGTGATATTACAAAGGAAAATATCCCCATGGTCAAAAATGTGTCGTAGGACCAACGTTTTCATCAAATATATTCAAAACGTGCTTCAAATCTTATCCAGGATTCCCGAGGTCAAAGCACTTTTGGCAGACTTTTAGTGCAAATGGTAAGAAACTCAGGGCAAACGAAGGCAACATGTCCCATATTGAAGGATACATTGAGGCATCAACGTCGCTAACATATTGTTTTGTACAGAAATTGATTAcaatgtttctatttttttctacaaaataggttcattcattttttttttgtatttcatttgcATTTGTCACTATTTGCTAACATtcatataatagaaaatttgcCACTTTAAGTGTTACTTCAAGTATCAATTACAATTTCTCTAGAGAttgaacttttactatttttactatttagtctctataccttaattaatcactaattcgaTAAAAGCACCTACCCAAAGTTCAAGTCGCCTACTATATAACTATGTAATTATTGAGTAAAAACTTTTACAGCTCTGATTTACAAAAACGAGGTATTAAAACATcatttttcgacaccactgactTTCAAACCGTTGCATATTTCGTATCAAATATTAGATATGGAAAATTACGTACAAATTAAATTAGTACTTAACAAAGACAGTTATGAGTTgcaatagaaatataaaaaatgatcattttttattgatatcatttatatttacatcacaaaaagtaaataagaaatatatcaTCGGTGTTGTCGAGCTGAATATGTGCCACAAGGCAGTGGCTAATAGTTGCGAGTAGGATTTCTACGTATAAGTTAGGGTACTAGCTCCTCCTCTTGGTAATGATTATTgtcctcatcttcttcatcttcaccTCGACCCTCGTACTCATCTTCATCTCGACCCTCATCTTTATCTTTATCTCCACCCCTATCTTCATTTTTGTCTCCATCGTCTTCCTCTGTGCTTGAGTGCGGTGTCATCCTAGCCTTTCAACGTGTGTCCTCCATTCCACTAGAATGTGGTTGCGACGATGACCCACCTCGATAAAATAATGGCTCAATTGATGTTTGTGACACTAATGGAGAATAACCGTATGATGTCACAAAACCTAGATATGTTAGCATTGATACTGAAATTGATGGTGACATTGGTGTTGGTACATGTGTCTGCATTGACGCTCGCATCGGGGTGTAATATGCTAGGGATGGAGGTGCCCCGAAATATGTACCTATAGGAGGTGTAGATGTAGGGTGTTGCGGTGGTGCATAGTGTGGTGCTTGTGAATAAAATATGGGGTTAGTGAAAGGAATAAGAATATATGAAGGGAATCGATCGGGATGTGGTACGAACATCAGTGACATTTGTTAGGCCGGTCGTTGTGGCCTTTTTGAACGAAGTTACCTCCTCCGATAGTAGATATGGCATGTACTCTAAACATGTCGACGTGTCCAATAAGAAAAAGGGTTCGCAAATGGGTAAGAATTTCATCTTACGATCCAAAATGTCGATGTACTCCTTGTGGTAATCTCACCAATTTTTGTTAGTCTTCCCCCAAAGATCAAGCTTGTGGAGTGCTTTCACGTCTCGCGGTGGCAAAAGAATTTTTTGCCTCCACCCAAATTGCCGCATCACTCGATCTAATTTGTGCATTTCCACCGCCGCCTTAATTATCAATGACACCTTCATGTCCTACATACTTTGAATGATCAAAAATTTGGGTATGACGCATTCTATGATATCTGTATCAGCCTTTGACATTAATTCAAACTGTAGTGcgtaattataaattttgttatgtacaaaattttaaatttcaaatcattgcgtaatttttatagatttgaaaAAATCAATAACTAACCTC
The window above is part of the Gossypium raimondii isolate GPD5lz chromosome 9, ASM2569854v1, whole genome shotgun sequence genome. Proteins encoded here:
- the LOC105799393 gene encoding phospholipase A1-Igamma3, chloroplastic yields the protein MASLHLLSLNHPKFTLHTASFQLGPLRKYKLNQKSNNLSFQKSIKCSTSLSSLSPEVEEECLVLEEEDERPLSEIWKEIQGCHDWDGLLDPMNSHLRREIIRYGEFAQACYDSFDFDPHSKYCGSCKYQGARFFEKLGMADRGYQISRYLYATSDINLPNFYQKSKLSSVWSTHANWMGYVAVCTDEDEIKRLGRRDIVVSWRGTVTYLEWIYDLKDILHSPNFTNDPSIKMELGFYDLYTKKEDTCNFCSFSAREQVLAEIKRLLDYYDGEEISITITGHSLGAALAIITAYDIAELGVNIVNDGRVTHKIPITVYSFGGPRVGNLKFKERCEKLGVKVLRVINIHDKVPTVPGIFANEKLQFQKYLEETVSFPWSYAHVGVELTLDHTHSPFLKPASDLGCAHNLEAHLHLLDGYHGKGRRFCLANKRDIALVNKDSNFLKKEYGVPPHWRQDENKGMVKNNDGRWVLPERARVEAHPHDISYHLNKILKIATGSSQLKQAQ